Within the Pan troglodytes isolate AG18354 chromosome 2, NHGRI_mPanTro3-v2.0_pri, whole genome shotgun sequence genome, the region AAGCTTTTGTTAATGTGTCatgtaaaaatacattaattagtAACTTGTCAAGAAGTGCTAGATTCCATTCCTGTGCAGGTCCATTTATATATGTTCCTGAACAGCTAATATTTCATTTAGTTTCCAATTAAACTTGCTCAAATACATTTTTGAAGTGCATTGCTTAAAATTTACATTCAAGGCAAGAAAACGAGTTTGTCAGTAAATGTAGTAATTAAGGAAGTCCCAAGTCTGTATTTTTAAGATACTAGAGGTAATTGTAACTAATCACTTTAACTTAAAGAAATAGAATTGGAAAtacccccctccccccgccaccCCCTACCAAAACCATACCTTAGTCACTTTGGAATTATAACCGTCTTTTACGTCTATCAATATAAATGTATTGCATTTGGCATTCAAATTTCTTTCAAAGGGATAAAtttcgaatttttttttttcattgtagctTCTGATCTTTAAATGTACTGAACAGGAGGATTTGGGGAGCTTGTCTTGTCTGATAGGTGTTAAGTATCTATGACGACAAATTTGTGCTGAAGCAATGTGCAATATGGACTAGTAATATCTTTACAAGACTATTTTGGAAATTCTCACGTTGATGTTATTAATGACGTGGGTTTATTAGCATTTGGGTAATTAAGAAAAAACAGtactagaattaaaaaaaaaaaaaaaagtaagaagggCGAAACAGAGTTCTCCACTCCTCTCCCAACCCTCATTCCTTTGGAGGCTCGCGCCCTCTTGGAATAGCAGGTTCCTGCATGTGCCAGAAATCCGGTCCCGGCAAAGCTAGGCGCTCTGCAATGCCAGGCGTTCCCAGCTAGGGACTCCTGGCTGCTTGGAGCTTGAAAACACCTGGCGTGGTTCTCGAGGGCCCTAGAGGCTTCTGCCACGGACTGGTCGGCTCTGGGGTTGTAGGCAGAAGGCTCTAAGCGGTCGGAAGGGTTTCCTGTGTGTCAGCAACTTCACTTTGCCGAGATAGCTGGCGGAAGAGGGAAGGAGCGCTCGCGGGCCAATCGCCTGCCAGCAGCCACCTTGGAGCGCACCCCTCTCCCTCGCCGCCGACTCCGGTAGCAGCGTGCCGGCAGAGGCTGAACACACTCGGCCTCGGCGGAGACCTGCTCCGCAGAAGACGCCTCCTGCTTCCCACTGCGCCCTAGAGGACGCGGGCTGGCTGCTGGGCGAGCTCGGCGGAGGCACGCCCCTCGCCTCCCCGCGGAGTGCGGACTCGCCCCGGTGCCCAAACTCCGCCCACCCTCTCGGGAGCTCAGCTCTCCCGCCTAACCCCGGCACACCGGacagagctgggcctggggaaggGGTTCCTGAACTGCGCGGACGCCGAACGGGACGCGCTGCAGAAGCGCACGAGTCTGCGGCCACGCGCGCTCCGATGGCTGCCAGGAGCTGAGCTCAGGGTGGGCGGAGGAAGCGGTTAGACGCCCCGAAACTGAGCTGCACGTTTCTAAGGTAGGGAGGAGGAAGATGCCCCCAATTAAGTTGATctttgagccaaggaggttggGGAGCACCCTCCCCAAGCTAGAGCCCTGCAGAGCGAGTTTCCCTTGACCTCGCTGCGCCTCTGGCGCGCTCTGCAGCGCGGACCCGCGGCCCCTCGGGAAAGCGCAGTCGGAAAGTTATCCGCGGCGGTGCCCTGCGCGCCCTGTTGTGTAAGCTCGGCGTTGCCAGCGGACGGAGAAGTTGCTGGCTTGCCCGATAGCCCAGTTCGGTGGCGGCCCGGGGCGGATTTCATGGCCTGCGGCGAACGCGGGGCCAGAGCTGGCGTGGGCGAGCCCCTGCGCGCCCCCTCCCGCGGGGATCCAGTTCGCCTGCTCCCTTCCGCTCGCTGGCTTTTCCGATGCTTGCTGCGCCCCTGGCCGCCGCTGCCCTCTCGCCGCCTCCTACCCCTCGAAGCCGCCGCCTAAGTCGAGGAGGAGAGAATGACCGAGGTGCTGTGGCCGGCTGTCCCCAACGGGACGGACGCTGCCTTCCTGGCCGGTCCGGGTTCGTCCTGGGGGAACAGCACGGTCGCCTCCACTGCCGCCGTCTCCTCGTCGTTCAAATGCGCCTTGACCAAGACGGGCTTCCAGTTTTACTACCTGCCGGCTGTCTACATCTTGGTATTCATCATCGGCTTCCTGGGCAACAGCGTGGCCATCTGGATGTTCGTCTTCCACATGAAGCCCTGGAGCGGCATCTCCGTGTACATGTTCAACTTGGCTCTGGCCGACTTCTTGTACGTGCTGACTCTGCCAGCCCTGATCTTCTACTACTTCAATAAAACAGACTGGATCTTCGGGGATGCCATGTGTAAACTGCAGAGGTTCATCTTTCATGTGAACCTCTATGGCAGCATCTTGTTTCTGACATGCATCAGTGCCCACCGGTACAGCGGTGTGGTGTACCCCCTCAAGTCCCTGGGCCGGCTCAAAAAGAAGAACGCGATCTATATCAGCGTGCTGGTGTGGCTCATTGTGGTGGTGGCGATCTCCCCCATCCTCTTCTACTCAGGTACCGGGGTCcgcaaaaacaaaaccatcacCTGTTACGACACCACCTCAGACGAGTACCTGCGAAGTTATTTCATCTACAGCATGTGCACGACCGTGGCCATGTTCTGTGTCCCCTTGGTGCTGATTCTGGGCTGTTACGGATTAATTGTGAGAGCTTTGATTTACAAAGATCTGGACAACTCTCCTCTGAGGAGAAAATCGATTTACCTGGTGATCATTGTACTGACTGTTTTTGCTGTGTCTTACATCCCTTTCCATGTGATGAAAACGATGAACTTGAGGGCCCGGCTTGATTTTCAGACCCCAGCAATGTGTGCTTTCAATGACAGGGTTTATGCCACGTATCAGGTGACAAGAGGTCTAGCAAGTCTCAACAGTTGTGTGGACCCCATTCTCTATTTCTTGGCGGGAGATACTTTCAGAAGGAGACTCTCCCGAGCCACAAGGAAAGCTTCTAGAAGAAGTGAGGCAAATTTGCAATCCAAGAGTGAAGACATGACCCTCAATATTTTACCTGAGTTCAAGCAGAATGGAGATACAAGCCTCTGAAGGCACAAGAATCTCCAAACACCTCTCTGTTGTAATATGGTAGGATGCTTCACAGAATCAAGTACTTTTCCCCTCTTTAACTTGCTAGTTTAGGAAAAAATCAAACCAAGAAAATagtgagttaaaaaaataatagaaatgccCACATCCACACTTAGCTTGTTTGGGTTTGCTTTCAAAGTCTCTCTTCCTTCTGACTAGAAGTATGTATAATAAAACAATACTACCTAGTTAAACATTTACTTTCTCTTTTGCCTTTAAAATGTGCAAGCTTTTCTGTTTaaagtgtgtgtgcacatgagtACTGGGGCTGTTTTTGATATTAGTAATTTCTCTAAGAAAACTAGCCCCCTGCAACTTGAGTTTGTGGTTTATCTagcctttattgtttttttaaaatccacagtAGGAATAAAAAATCTACATTCTCAGAAATATCTAGCATGGTATATAACAAAACACTAAACTCATCAGTTCATCCGGCATCAGATCAATGGATCTCTGAGCGGGGTGTTTTTTTCAGTGTCTTATAAGCATAGATGATAGTTGACTGAGTTTCTTTAGGGCATTGAATAGACAAGTAAAGCTAATGAACTTAAAAGCCTGAAAAGTGATTGTTTTCCAGTTATTTCTGGAAAAGGTCTCATTATATATTGGGTGCTAAATGTTTGATGGGGAAAGCCTGCATATATTATCGTACTGGTAAAATgcattcaaaataattaaagtgCATGTATTTTCCTTGTAAACACCATGAGCTCTCTTAGACATCTTGTGATAAAGAGCATTTACTTGCCCCACTGCTGTGCAATGCCTTAGGACTTTGTTTGTGTTCCAGGACAAGTGTTCACTCACATctgtaaaaacaattttaagaattGCAAATAAATTACAGACCAGAGATTGAGTAAAGTCAAATAACTGTTAGTAAGTTGAAGGATATTGGACAGGAGGACAGTATTTCAGAAAAGGAGAGGTTGACAGTCATCCACAAGGCATAGCCTCCAAGTATACTCTCAAATGTATGAAGCAACTGGGGTGGGCAGAAGACATTTTAGAATGAGGGCTTTAGTTTaaattaaaatcatggtggaGAAGACTCTTGCTTCCTCCAAGTGTTTGAAAACACAAAGTGCGatatgaaaagaagaaacagaatttgTTTAGGTTGCATTGATAGAATGGGAAGCTATAATCTTTGAATAAACCTTACATctcaatatttaaagaaaaaacatatatatggaGAGGGAAATATAGAGAATTAAAGTACCTAGATACCATAGCACTGAAAAGTAAAGTACTAATCAAACTACTAATAGAGAGAAGACTATTGGTCAGTGTTTTCTATTATATTTGTTCTCTGCCAGGTGTTAATGAAAAATTTGTAAAATGCTTCAACaatgttaataattttaatgaatattgCTGCATGTCTAGTCCTTGAAATGGTCAAATTCTATATAATGAGAATAATAAGGTGAGATAATGCAATTGACAATCCCAAACAAATAAATCCAGTGTCAAAGGAATTTTTAGTTTTGGAAGCTATCCCTCATAAAGTCAACATCAGAGTTTGCAACTGATGGTGGCATAACTTGTTTGAAAGCACTTTACAAGTACAGCCACATGGGGCTGGATGTTAAGGCAAGAAAGAAACTTAGTGCCCTGTGGACCATAATGACAGGAAATTCAGGTCTTGATTTCAGTTCTTGCAATGCCTATGTAGATTGAGGATTTGTGAGACCTTCAAAGTAGCTTCACTTTACCCAATCTCTGGCCACTAAGATCAATGAAGAAAAGCTGTATTTAACCTTCCAAAGCAGTGATTCTTTTTACATGTTCAGTTTTAATGCATAGGATTATAGAAACCAAATCAAGAAGAAACCTACTACACCTCCTTATTTTGAGGAAAGAGAGGGTTAGCAAAGTTCTCACTTCATCAGGCTCAAATAACATCCGTTTTAGATTCCTACAAgacaaaatctaaaatatgtcATTACTTTATTGACCTTGTTAAACAAGATCAATATCATTAAACTGACCAAGATGGAAATTACAGGACTTGTACCAGACTTGAACTTGTAGCCTAATGATacacatttttacaatatttcttCACCATTtactttagttttctttcttttaggtcTCAGGATGCTCAGCTTAATTTAGAGTATGTGTTAAGTACATTGTTTCAGCGTCCAGAGAATTTTGTGAGTGTGGATCCAGTGAGGAGGTGAACAGTAACTAGAAATGCTTGTTTACTACTTGGCATGTTTTTTCCAAAGTGTTTCTTCTTTAGCTTCATACATCACATATGGACACTGATGACATGTGAATGCATGCCACATAGTAACAAGAATGATCTTGCCAACTCCTTCCAGGCCAAAAGAAGCCTCTGGGAAGGTGTGCCAATGGTGAAAACGTACAGAGGGTCAGGATGAAGCAGTGATCTCTATTGGCTGAAAAACTGATCAGGTCATATGATGATTGAAGTATGTTTATAGTAAGGGCAGAAATGTGTTGGCATTTGGATAAAAAAACTGCTAACGTTATAGAACTTATTACCTAACAAAATTTCACaccacaaaaaatattttaatggcaaATTCAAGGTGTTTTATTGCTTACAAATCAGCATCTTTGACTCTTTGAACATCAATTTGTGTTTACATTGAAATGACAAAAAGACAAACTAAGAAGAAATACAGCATGCAAGTCGGAATTCAGAGTTAAAACCATGATGTTGCCGCACAGCCAGCTATGTGACTGTTGACCCTTTCAAGAACACACATGGATTTAAAAGTTGGATGACATCCATTGTTGGGGCCTTGGGGGATATAGTAAAGCATGAAAACTAAACAGCCAGGAGCCTGTGAAATCTGCTACTGTATTTTCCAGGACTTCATTCCACTCCTTGGCTAAAAAATCTTGTAAGTTTCACAGATTATGATGTGGACCTGTCATCTGTAAATTGTCTCAATCTACTCAGACAAGACACTAAACTGTCTTTGGATACTATAGATGTCAGTGCTTATAGCAGCTGGAATTTGGCTAGTGACAATGTTTAAAGATGTAATACTAGTTAGTATCTATTGAAGCTTAAACTTTGCTGGTCAGGTTGTAGCTATTGTAATAGTATTTATTGAAGAAGCTCACAGTCCTTCAGTTGTACAGACTGAAAAACTTTCATGAAAGATCCAACATactaatgtaaattatatttattacaatGTATAATATTAATGTGTCAAACTGgtgtattttacaaaatatataatgcatacatAAATAAGAGTTGTATATTACAGTGCTTTTCAAATATCAGTATCTTGGAATATTTAAGTCTTCACATTTTTTGgtctaaaatatgaaaatgtttcatGATACAAGTGATTAATTTTCCGTAGTAGTGCTTTTGcatgtttgcctttttatttaagtttttttctatatAGACACAATTTGGTGTCAGACTATCATAAGATCGATagtgaatataaaatatcttagcCAAATGGGGTCTGtattgtctacattttatatattaaataaaagtttttgttgtcttttcagGAGGTTTAGAGTATTGTCACTAAATACGGTCAAAGCTTCCCTTTCCAAATGCAAAAGTCTTGTCCTACATTTAAAGTTGATCTGTCATGTTTTAGCAGTCAAGTGGGATGGGCATTATATAAACAACATTACAATGTAAGGAAAATCTTTaaggagatggggagagaaaAAGGCAGCTGGTATAATCAGTTACTGCTGCTTAGTTCTACTTAATTTTTTGTGTTGCTTCTTCTTAAGGTGAGATAGCATAATCttaattgttttgagatggaattttaaaGTAACACACTACCAGCGAGTTCAACACTGCTATtgattttaatctgtttttttttgtttagttgaTAACTTAAATTCCAAGTTTTATAGTGATAATTGTATATTATTTGGCTGCTGAATTCTGTTACAGTTTTTTTATTCTGTTGTACATTGTATTATACACATAATCACAAATTAATATGAAGGTGAATATATgttacatatcaaaatttgtgaatTTGAATTATAGTATGTTTTAGTGCTATtgcaaaaaaagtttatttttatattatctgtGATTTTAATATAGATGATTGAACTAGATTTCTTTTTGAGTGATAGTGCCATTGaatgagcagtatggaaacagtGTTACTTGATATTTTGAGCTTTCTCAGGTTTATCTAAATCAGTGGTAGCTTAACAAAACCCAGACTAATTGTgtgtaattgtatttttaataaaaggaaagtACATTTCCTATAATAGCATAGTACTGTTTGCATGTAAGAGTATGCAaaaccttgtgtgtgtgtgtgtgtgtgtgtgtgtgtcttagtgTGTGTAAGGCATGGCAGCCAACTTTGTATCTGCTATTTTTAGTACGAGCAGAGCTTCATAATTGTGGTCACTAGAACTGTACTTACCATGGacaattaaaactgaaaaagacTCAATAAAACTATGAAACATGGTTTGATGGCTTCTATGTTATTACAGTGTTAATACAAATTTTGCCAAACTTTAACAAATAATGTACAGACTGAGAAGTACTGTAAAACACATTGAACTAATTCAGGTGTTTTTAAAGGTGAAGACTGGGCTCTAAAAACTACAGTGTTAAAGGTAGAATCCTGGTGCAAGATAGGTAAAATTATCAATATTTGATATTCAATTGCCAATAGGAATgtgagctaattttttattgtaaaatacttCATGCTACCTTAATGTGTGCTTCTCATACTGGTGTTCTGTGTTTAAAATGTTGGCTGTAATTTTTTCTCATCTAATTTTTAATCAGGGTAACCACGCTAATAATTCTTTGTGGATTCTATTTATTAGCATACATCACCTGCTTTTTCCAGGtttgttaaaaaatgtattgtgCCGCAGTGAAAACAGTGTACAATGAAATGGGAGCATGCTTAAagcattacctttttttttttacctcagtTGAGAAGGTAAGTGCACAATGGTCCTGTGTTGGGTTTTCTGGTTGTGTGCTGAGATAGGTGCTCTATAAGGGAAACCTGTGGGtagaaaatacagatttcttGCAGCCTTTAAGACGTGTGTCAGTCAGTATTAACTCCTTAATTAGATGTACTATGCAGACTTTGCCTTTTGGGAATCCTCATTTATTAACATCAGCTTGAGTAGAGTTTTCTGTgggcatatatgtatgtatgtgtgtgtgtatgtgtcttagtACATACATAGAAATTATATAGGAGATAATTATCTTTCTGACTTAATAATTTACCCTAAAGCTTTGAGCATCTTTTGATTTTTGAAATCACCGAGGGATTAAAGTCAGAGACCCTTTTCTCTCTACAAGTTAATATCCATTTTGATTCCCTCTCCTATTTTAATGAtctgaaaagtttattttctttctttaggagattttagaatttttccccaaaatatggTCAGATCAAATACAAAAAGCTTGTCCTAAATTCAAAGTAGATCTATTATGGCTTAGAAGTCTGATAGGATGGGGCATTACAGACAAAGCAGATGTCACTAGAAATCCATGTTAATGTTAACACTGTGCATACTTGGTTAATCCTGCAAGGTTATATTGCCTTGGGCTGGACCCTGGGGACTGACATCCCCAGTCAGCATGGCTGCTGGGACTGACAGTTCTAACAGCAGCTGTGGATGGAGTCAGGCCTCTGGGCTGAGTAGCTGACAGAACTGCAACTCTTTGGGAATGGAAGTGGGTAGGGGACAGGGGATGGGAGGCAAGTGGAGGCTGTTGGTACTTCAAAGAGGGGGAAAAATGCACTGCCTTTCCTGATTACCTGATAGGGAGAAATCACaactgtgcaaagttggaaaatGCATGAAGAAGACAGACTAAAAAAGATAGAGACCTTGGAAATGATCCAAATCCATCACCTTGGTTTATAGGTGAGACTAAAATATTCACATTCAAAAGTGGAGCTAGTAAAGAATGTGGCGTTCTCATTTCTAAAACATTCCTCTCGTATCCCAAGACTTTTCAAACTGTAGGTCTTGACTCATGAAAGTGTCATGGAATAAATATGATGGGTTATGATTGACACTAATGAAATAGAGTAGATCAGAGGCCATAACTCAgtaagtaattgtggttttaatttcagaCACACATACTAACACAACACaatgcatatacatacatttacCTGTATTCGTGGCATGGGTCGCAGTGgacatttcattttctattgttGACATCAtcagaaaagtttgaaaattcaCTGCTACTCAGTAAAAAAGTGGCATAGAGTTAAAGGAATAGAGGATAAGAGGtggtttttcaaaattattttaacataaatgcAAAGATAATTATATTACTTgcacttgttcttttttcttttaacgttattttcttctgaatatcCCTTTCTGAAGTCCCAAAGAAATTAAAGCATCCTTTTAGCCTACATCTAAGAATGACTATTTGTAGTTAATATAATTGAACCCCAGCTTTATGTAAACTTTGATAGCTTAACCTTCGTACTGTTTCCTCTGGTTTGAAGAGTTAACAGCAAAAGAGCAAACCTTCACTGTTTGACAGCATCAGCTTTGCAGTCAAAAAAACCTTAGCCTTGAGCccacctctgccacttactacTTGTGtaccctgggcaagttatttaaacctTGTTTGTTGTGTGTTCCTCAACCATAAAGTGGGCATTATAAGATGCAGTTCATAGGATATTGGAAGAATAGGCAAAGCATACAAAGTATGCCATTCTTGAGGCTGCTAAGGATTTTGCCACTCCATTAgctattttattgttattcttattGTTGTTCTATAATTTCTATTGTCTTCTTCCACACCATGGAGGCTTTGTGGGATTGAGAGATTGAGTGCATTTAATATTGTTCTTTTGGATACTCCATTGAATGTCTGAGGTCCGAATAACAGGCAAGTATTCAACTTTTTGATGCTTTGCACTGTGATATGCACTCTATGGGACAAAGACACAGAAGACAAAgtatgtataattaaaaatatattacaagaagGTCTTCTGACCTCTTCATCTGGGCCTTACCTCTCTAGTTCATGGTTTATTTTCAGTTACTGCAGTCCAGAGTCTGGTCTTCACTTTTGCAGATTCAGAAACTTGATCTTAGCAGTTCACCTACAGTTTACCAACTCCAGAGGACTGACTCATACCAAGCAAACTGACAAGAGAATCATTTACCAACTAGATTGCCAATTTATGAGTATACAATGACTATATCTCAGTCCCAATAACATCTGTTTGTTCAAGGAGGATATAATTATGGATCATAACTTACAATTAGAATAAGAAGGTGATATTCTTGAAGAGAAATTCCAGTAAGATAGAGCAGCTGAAAGAATTGCCTATCCCAGGAGATACTGGCCTTGATAATAAGCATCTACCCTATACTCTGCCTGCCCGGAACAGTTAAGCAGCACATGGATTAAAatttccacattttgtttactttcttttaaaactagTCACTACCATTCTTCTTTGCATGCAAATGATGTTTTAATAATATCTCCCACCTGAGAGTATGGAAGGAGTATGGTGGTAAAGAGGGCTGCAATGTGTGCTAGGGTAGAGAGAGAGATACTTAAAAGATATCcaattggaaaag harbors:
- the P2RY1 gene encoding P2Y purinoceptor 1, which gives rise to MTEVLWPAVPNGTDAAFLAGPGSSWGNSTVASTAAVSSSFKCALTKTGFQFYYLPAVYILVFIIGFLGNSVAIWMFVFHMKPWSGISVYMFNLALADFLYVLTLPALIFYYFNKTDWIFGDAMCKLQRFIFHVNLYGSILFLTCISAHRYSGVVYPLKSLGRLKKKNAIYISVLVWLIVVVAISPILFYSGTGVRKNKTITCYDTTSDEYLRSYFIYSMCTTVAMFCVPLVLILGCYGLIVRALIYKDLDNSPLRRKSIYLVIIVLTVFAVSYIPFHVMKTMNLRARLDFQTPAMCAFNDRVYATYQVTRGLASLNSCVDPILYFLAGDTFRRRLSRATRKASRRSEANLQSKSEDMTLNILPEFKQNGDTSL